The stretch of DNA GATGCTTTCCTTATATTTGAAAATCGTGAAAATAAACAACCCTATGTATAAGCCATCACCTGCTTTCGTGTTTTTGCTAATTCCTTTATTGTCTGTACTTATCTTAGGAAACAATGCGAGCCGCTTTGAACCAGAAGAGTGTGAATCTGTTGCCCCCCCAGCAGTGAATTTCAAATGGCAGGTTTGTAACGGAAGTTTAGGGGAAAATATATTTACAGATGGAGACTTCGGCAGTGGAGTGGCCAACAACTTGCCAAACAACCCCAATATAGCCCCTGGTTATGGTTATGCCAGTGCAGGTCCTCCACAAGATGGATTGTATATCCTGACGAATAATACCGGAAACTGGTCAGGTCTTTTCCCTTCCTGGATAAGAATTCAGGATAACAGCCCGGACCCTAATGGTTATATGATGGTCGTCAATGCCAGTTTCTCCCCAGGCCTGTTCTATAATAAGGTGATATCCGATTTATGTGAAAATACGCTCTATGAGTTTTCCGCAGATATTATCAACCTCATCAGAACCAATACGCCAGATCATATTTTTCCCAATGTGACCTTTCTAATCAATGACGAGGTCGCTTTTACGACAGGCAATATTCCACAAAATGAAAGGTGGAACACCTATGGTTTCACTTTCACCACAGAACCCGGCACCACGATGCTAACCCTTTCTATCCGCAATAATGCGCCTGGAGGCATCGGCAATGATCTGGCACTGGACAATATCACCTTCAGAGCGTGTGGGCCTGAAGCCGACATTACACCTGTTGGCCCACATTTCGTCTGCCTGGATGATAATGAAGTAACGATCAGTGCCAATATATTCAATTCGCCTTATGGTGAAGATGTTGTACAATGGGAAAGCAGCCCTGACGGAGGCATAAGTTGGACAGCGATTCCTGGCGCAACGAATAGCAGTCATACCATCCAAAATTTTGCAAGCGGCACCTATTTATATAGGTATCAATTGGCAGGTAGTGTTGCGAATTTGAATAATGAGAAATGCCGGGTGTTATCAAAGGTCTCTACCATCATCGTCGTTCCCATCGAATACACCATTAAAGATACCATTTGTACGGGCTTAACTTTTCAGGTGGGGGATCACCTGTATACCCAGACTGGTATATATAGGGATAGCCTAATTTCCAGTTTAGGCTGCGATAGTGTCGTAAACCTAGATTTAACCGTTATACCTGATCCGATGATTAATGCGGAAGTGGGCATTACGCCGCCCGTTTGTGTGGGCGATACGGTTGGCCGTATTACTATCCTCAATGTACAAAATGGCACCCCCACCTTTAGCTTCCAGCTCGATGAGAACGAAACCCAATTCGAAAACGTTTTTGAGCAACTGGCGAGCGGGACATACATCCTGACAATTACGGACCGTTATGGCTGCTCAACGGAACAAACGGTCAACATCCCCTCCCCTGTTCCGCTGGTCTTAACCTTGGGCGAAGACCAAAGCATTTCTTTAGGGCAAAGTGTACAGTTGACCCCAAGCTCCAACTACCCTAACCTTAGCTACAATTGGCAACCTGCCGATCTCTTTGACTGCCTGGATTGTTCCAAAAATAATATTCGCCCTTTTGAATCAACTCAAGTCTTACTTGAAGTTACAAATGCTGATGGTTGCGTGGCCCAAGATAGCCTATATATTATGGTGGATAAATCCTATCCATTATATGCCCCCAATGTCTTTTCACCCAATGACGATGGAATCAACGACTATTTCACCATTTTTGCTGATCCGGAAGCGACCATCAGTATTCGACAACTACTGGTATTTGATCGTTGGGGGAATCTCTTATTTGAAAAACAAAACCTACCGCTCAACAATGAAGCCGAAGGGTGGAATGGTTACCTTGGGAATAAATTGGCAGAATCCGGCCTGTATGTCTATTTTGCAGACGTTGAATTTATCGACGGTGCCATTCGACGGAAAAAAGGCTCAGTTGCCTTGATTAAGTAAGACTTAAACATGTGTTACCTGATCTTCTCTCAGGATGGGCTTCCTTTGATAACGCAAAAATAACTGTACCGTTGCCAATACATCCTTTTCACAGTAACGCGAGATCCGGGGCAAAGCATTCTCCTCCCAGAACACGCGACCAACCTCACTGCCATCTATGTCATCCTTGGGCGAAGGGAAACCGAGAATCGCCGCTAATAGTTTGAGAGATGTATAGTGCTTGTAATCGCCAAACTTCCACAATTCCAGGGTATCCAAAAGGTGTTTGGTTTCCCAGGGTTTCTTCCCCGCCAGGTCCAGCGCCTTGGGTAGTTCCAAACTATTGATGACCAATCGACGGCAGATATATGGAATATCAAACTCCTTTATATTATGGCCACAAATAAAATGCTTATTAGGATCATTATAATGTTGGTTCACCAGCTGGCAAAAATCTGCTAATACCACCGCTTCATCGTCACTAGCAAACGATTTGAGCCGAACATGCAATTCCTTGGTGTCTTTATCCCGACGAACAATTCCTACAGAAATGCATATGATTTTTCCAAACTCCGCAAATATGCCCGCACGCGCTGGATATAAATTGGCCACTTCCTCGTCGGTCAATTCTTCATCGTACTTTCTTAGAATTTGTTTGCTCTTGTGTTTCCACAAATCCTGTAGGACAGGATCTAATGCTTCGTAATGGCGCTGGTTGGAAACCGTTTCTATATCTAGAAAAAGTACGTTGCCTATTTCAACATTATCAATCATGCCGTTTTTTTATACAAATGACTATAAATATTGTCTGATTTCTTCTTTTAAAAAGGTGAAGTTTTCAAAAATACCCTTCTTTGACAAATCTCGTGGGCAATCATAAAAAGAAAGCAACACTTCCTTTGGTCGTTTTTGCTTTCTTTTTATGATTGCCTCTAGATCACGAGATTTGTCAAAGAATCAAAAATACAAACAATAACAATTATTTGCAAATATTATTTAATCAAATTAATTACAACTTGTATTGTTTTTGACATTCCGAAGGAAGCGCCTTTGGCGCTCCTGCTCTCAATAGCCAAAATATAGCCAATTAAGGGCTCGATTGGCTCGGTTTTAAAGCCAGTATTTTTTTATTTTTAATCATTTTTTCTACTTTTTTCACTTTTTTTTAGTGCTCCTTGTACTATTCAAGCTTTCCGTTTTTTCTCAAACAATCCAATTGCAACAATCTGATTATCAACAATATAAACCCTTAAAAGGAGCTTCATTCCATTCGCTTTTAGCACTGAAAAATCGCTAAAGCAGCAAGGTTCAGCATAAAAATACAATTTAGGAATCGTTACTTCCGTTTATATCCTAGTCTATATAGACGTAAACACGCATTCATTCATTAAATCGAAAATCATGACAACGAACAGTTCAAATCCGACTCCGGTTAGTTCACCTAGTAATAATAATACCATTGCCATCGCAGCCGTTATTATTGTTGCCTTACTTGGTTTGAGTGCCTTTTTGGGTGTAAGAAATTTTCAGCTTAATAATACCAAAAAAGAATTAACAGCGGACTTCGAGAAAACTGAAGAACTGAAAGTAGAACTCGAAAAGCAATATTATGAGGCACTTTCCGAGTTGGAAGAAATGAAAGGTAGCAACGAAGAACTTAATGCCTTAATTGAAAGTCAGCAGGAAGAATTAAAAACACAGCGGGACAAGATTGACGGGTTGCTTAAAGACAGCCGCAATTTGAAATCTGCCAGAGCAGAAATGGCGAACTTGAAAACACAGGTTGACCAATACTTAGCAGAAATCAATCAACTCCGTGAGCAAAACGAAGAGTTATTGGCCAATAATAGCCAACTCAATGAGCAAAATCAGACCCTTAATTCCAACCTGGAAACAGAGCGTATGAATACTGCCCAATTGAGCTCTGAAAGAGCCATCTTGGTTAGCGAAAAAGAAACGCTGGAATCTGAACGCACACGCTTGGCTAAAAAAGTCAATATTGCTTCTGTGATCAAAGTACAAGACATCGACGCTGGTGGTTTCAAAACACGCAAAAGTGGGAAAGCCGTTAAGAAAACTAATGCCGATAATGTGGAAGTGTTAACGGTATGTTTTAACACAACAGATAATGCCGTTACGGAAAAAGGCGAAGAAGTTTTTCATGTTCGCATTATCAATCCACTTGGCGAAACCTTAGCCCTGGAAGAATTGGGTTCTGGTATCTTTACTAACAATGCGACTGGTGAGCAAATTCGCTACACTAATACCGCAGAAGTTAACTACAACGGTACGGGTGACCAAAAATGTGTTAACTGGGCACCTGGTCAGTCCTTTACCAAAGGAAACTACGAAGTAGAAATCTACAACAAAGGTTACCTGGCGGGTTCTTCTAGCTTCCAATTGAAGTAAAAATTCTTCTCCCATCTTTAAATGGGATTGAACATACAACTGCCGACATTGTTCCATACAATGTCGGCAGTTTTTATTTAATCATACCCGGGCATGAATATTCCCAAAATCATTAAATCCTTTCCATGAAAACCTTGCTTTTGACCATCATCACTGGCTTTCTGTTATTCCTTAGCCCCGAAAGCAAAGTGCAATGGCTTAGTCCAGCTACGCATGATTTCGGCGAGGTCATTTACAAAAAAAACATTGAACACCAGTTCCATTTCAAAAATACCAGTTCGGAGGCATTTGTCATTGACAATGTCCGTACTTCCTGCGGTTGTACGGCAGCTGATTGGCAAGAAACACCCATCTTACCCGACTCTTCCGCCTCCATTCAAGTAGTTTACGATGCCAATGAATTGGGCTATTTCCGAAAATCAATAAGGGTTTATTTCAGTGGCCAGCGCAAAGCAGAAAAACTTTACCTAGAAGGAACCGTGGTCGAAACGGGCAGCAAATAAGCGAGTTACTGTTCTTCCAAAGCTTCCCAATACTCCAGCGCCCGCCGGGTATGCGGAATACAGATAGAACCGCCAACCAGGTTGGCAATGGCAAACACCTCAAATACTTCGGCCTTGGTGACACCCAGTTCATAGCAGCTGCCCAAATGGTAACTGATGCAGTCATCACATCGCAAAACCATCGAGGCAACCAAACCAAGCAATTCTTTCGTTTTTTGATCCAATGCCCCATCCTGGTAAGCATTGGTATCCAGGTTGAAAAACCTTTTGAGCACTTTGTTATCTTCGGCCAGGAGCTTATCGTTCATCTTGGCTCGATAATCATTGAATTCCTTTAC from Saprospiraceae bacterium encodes:
- a CDS encoding gliding motility-associated C-terminal domain-containing protein encodes the protein MYKPSPAFVFLLIPLLSVLILGNNASRFEPEECESVAPPAVNFKWQVCNGSLGENIFTDGDFGSGVANNLPNNPNIAPGYGYASAGPPQDGLYILTNNTGNWSGLFPSWIRIQDNSPDPNGYMMVVNASFSPGLFYNKVISDLCENTLYEFSADIINLIRTNTPDHIFPNVTFLINDEVAFTTGNIPQNERWNTYGFTFTTEPGTTMLTLSIRNNAPGGIGNDLALDNITFRACGPEADITPVGPHFVCLDDNEVTISANIFNSPYGEDVVQWESSPDGGISWTAIPGATNSSHTIQNFASGTYLYRYQLAGSVANLNNEKCRVLSKVSTIIVVPIEYTIKDTICTGLTFQVGDHLYTQTGIYRDSLISSLGCDSVVNLDLTVIPDPMINAEVGITPPVCVGDTVGRITILNVQNGTPTFSFQLDENETQFENVFEQLASGTYILTITDRYGCSTEQTVNIPSPVPLVLTLGEDQSISLGQSVQLTPSSNYPNLSYNWQPADLFDCLDCSKNNIRPFESTQVLLEVTNADGCVAQDSLYIMVDKSYPLYAPNVFSPNDDGINDYFTIFADPEATISIRQLLVFDRWGNLLFEKQNLPLNNEAEGWNGYLGNKLAESGLYVYFADVEFIDGAIRRKKGSVALIK
- a CDS encoding 3'-5' exonuclease, with the protein product MIDNVEIGNVLFLDIETVSNQRHYEALDPVLQDLWKHKSKQILRKYDEELTDEEVANLYPARAGIFAEFGKIICISVGIVRRDKDTKELHVRLKSFASDDEAVVLADFCQLVNQHYNDPNKHFICGHNIKEFDIPYICRRLVINSLELPKALDLAGKKPWETKHLLDTLELWKFGDYKHYTSLKLLAAILGFPSPKDDIDGSEVGRVFWEENALPRISRYCEKDVLATVQLFLRYQRKPILREDQVTHV
- a CDS encoding DUF1573 domain-containing protein, with translation MKTLLLTIITGFLLFLSPESKVQWLSPATHDFGEVIYKKNIEHQFHFKNTSSEAFVIDNVRTSCGCTAADWQETPILPDSSASIQVVYDANELGYFRKSIRVYFSGQRKAEKLYLEGTVVETGSK
- a CDS encoding carboxymuconolactone decarboxylase family protein, which translates into the protein MSKVKEFNDYRAKMNDKLLAEDNKVLKRFFNLDTNAYQDGALDQKTKELLGLVASMVLRCDDCISYHLGSCYELGVTKAEVFEVFAIANLVGGSICIPHTRRALEYWEALEEQ